GGACTTGGCAGTCCATGCCGCCCCGAAGTAGTCGGTTAGACCGATGCCCAAGAGCGAGAGCATGATCCCACTGACTACTTGACTTGCTTTGAACGAGACGGTGAGTACCGCGTGGATCAAGGAGAATGCGAGGCCGGCGCCTGCGCCAGCAAGGAGCCCGAGATACGGGTTGCCGGTGACGTTCGTCACGGCGAAGCCGGTGAGTGCACCGACTAACATCATCCCTTCCATCCCGAGGTTGAGAATTCCAGCTCGCTCGTTGATGAGTTCGCCGAGCGCTCCCAGTAATAGTGGGGTCGCGGCAGCAATCGTCGCATCGAGAACCGTCGTGGCAAACGGGGCCATTCAGACCGCCTCCCCGCCAACGGCGGAACGTTCGAGTGACACTTCGAACTGCTGGAAGAACGTTGCGGTCAGGAGGAAGAGAATGATAAGCGCTTGAATAATCTCGACGAGGGCAGCAGAAACGTTCAATTGCACGCTGATGAACCCTGCTCCGACGAACAGGACGCTAAAGAAGAGGCTCGCAAGTAGTACGTGGAACGCGCTATTGCGACCCAGGAGCGCGATAGCGATCGCAGTGAAGCCATATCCTGGTGAGAAGTTCGCCAGCAGCCTGTGTTGAGAGCCAGCAATCTCAGCCATGCCTCCGATCCCGGCCAAAGCGCCGCCGAGTACCATGACCGTGACGAAGACGCGGTAGTCGCTGATGCCCGCATGGAACGCTGCGCGAGGGTTAGATTCCTGTACCGTCGCCTCGTACCCGAACCGAGTCTGCTTCAACAGGACGTAGACGAATACGACAGCCAGGACGGCAAGGACGATACCGAGGTGCACGCCAGTCCCGGGAATGCTGGGCAATTGTGCGGCTTCTCCGATCATTTCACTCGCTGGATAGCCCGCTCGTCCACCTTGCATCGGGCCATGTACCATGTAATCGTTGATCGAGACAGCGATGAACGTCATCATGAGCGTGACGATGATCTCGTTTACATCCCATTTGGCCCGTAGCCACCCTGGGATGAATCCCCAAATTCCTCCTCCAAATGCACCACCGAGTACGACGAGGACGAGCATGATACCGGTCGGGGCGTTGATATTGAGAGCTACCCAGGTAGCTACGATGCCCCCGACGTAGATCTGTCCTTCCGCGCCGATGTTCCAGAGCCCGGCCCGCATCGGTAAATACACGGCCAACGAGGCGAGCGTGAGTGGGACCGCTTTGACCAATGTCTGAGTAAGTCCCGCGGGAGTCGAAAGTGGTTGCAGGAGAACGATCTCGTACGCGTTTATTGGGTTGAAGCCGCTGAATACCAGAGGGACAGCTCCAACGACTAGTGCAGCGAAGATCGTGGCTACTGGCGTTAACAACTGGAGCCATCGAGGCGTTTCCTTGCGGGGCGTGACGTCTACATTTATCATCGTTCTCCCTCCCCATCGGCGACAGCAGCGGTTCGCTCCGAGTTTGAGGCGCCCCCACCAGTCATGTACAGGCCGAGATCCTGTCGGTCCGTTTGGTCGGGCGTCGTCTCGTACACGAGTTCGCCCTCGTACATGACTAGAATGCGGTCGCTCATGTCTAGCACTTCGTCAAGCGACTCCGTGACTAGTAGAATGGCTGTATCCTCCTGTTGTTGCTCTAAGAGGAGTTCTCGGACGTATTCGATTGCGCCGACGTCGAGACCCCGGGTAGGATGATGCGCCACTACCGCGTCTGGATCCCGGGAGAGCTCACGGGCGAGAATGAGCTTCTGCAGATTCCCTCCGGAGAGCTCCCCGGCTCTCGTATTCAGACTGCCGACACGAATGTCGAACTCTTCGACGAGCTGGCTCGCGTACTCGCGGATGGCTTCGGAATCGAGAAACGGCAACAGTCCATCGCTATCGAATCGAGACGAATGATAATCCCGAAGAATGGCATTCTGTGCGACGGATAACCCCGGAGCACAGCCGTTCTCGAGCCTATCTTCAGGGATATAGGCGAGACCGGCCTCGAGGAACGCTCGAGGACCTCGTTCGGTCATCGGCTCTCCTTTGACAGAGATCTCGCCGTCAGTTGGCGTGCGTTCTCCAGCAAGGCACTCGACGAGTTCTCGCTGGCCGTTTCCGCTCACCCCGATGATACCAACGATTTCGCCCGCATGAACGCGGATGTCCACCTCGTGAAGTGCTTGCTGTCCTCGGTCATCGTCTGCCGTTATTCCACGGGCACTCAGTATGGGATCGCCAACCTGTTCCCGCCGGTCCTTGTCAACCTTGAACACGACATCTCGTCCGACCATCATCTCCGCAAGCTCGGATCGGGTTGTCTCTGCTGTTTCGACGGTTCCCACCGTCTGTCCGTCCTTCAGCACCGTAACTCGATCCGTTATCGAAGTGATCTCGTCGAGCTTGTGCGTGATGAATATGACGCTGAGCCCATCGTCGACGAGGCGTCGTAGGGTCGCGAAGAGCTGCTCGGATTCCCGTGGCGTAAGTGCGGCAGTGGGTTCGTCCAGAATGAGGAGGTCGACGTCTCGGTACAGCGCTTTCAGTATTTCGACGCGCTGTTGCTGTCCTACGTCCAAGTTTCCGACGGTCGCATCGACGTCAACGTCGAGTCCGTATTCCTCGTTGAGAGCTCTGATACGTTGTCTCGCTGGTTCCCTCCCGATACTAAATCGGCTCCCGATTGATTGTGCGAATCTCGACTGGAGGAACTGTCCGAATCCCTCTTCGTCGCGTTGGAAGAGTCCAGCTGGCTCCCGCTGGCCGACGATGACGTTCTCTACCACCGATAGTCGAGGAATGAGCATGAAGTGCTGATGAACCATCCCGACTCCAAGATCGATCGCTCGTTCCGGTGACGAGACTCGGACCGGTTCTCCCCGAAGCCGTATTTCGCCGGAATCGGGCGAGTAGAGGCCATAGAGCGTACGCATCAGCGTGCTCTTTCCGGCACCATTTTCCCCGAGAAGCCCATGGATCTCCCCTCGTTCGACGGTCAGATCGGCTCCGTCGTTAGCAGTTACTCCTCCCGGGAAGGTCTTCACGATATCGCGCAGTTCGAGTAGCGTGTTCTCTGTCATGGTTCGTGTCGTCGGCTGTGAGTGGTATTCATGAGAAAGGGGGCCGCGTTGTGGCCCGCGACGTCAGTGCAGTCGACTCTCGAGATATGGTTGGTCTGCCAACGCTACTTCGGTATCCAGTAGGGTTGCACAGGATGGACAGCTGAACTGTCGGAACCGGAAGTCGTCGTGACTCTCACGGAATGGACCAGCCGCTGTCGGGTCTCGTTCCGTAACGGAAGCAGCGTCTTTCCAGTTCTCACTGACGGGTGCAAGCACCGTCTCACACGACTCGCAGGCCGTATACCGCTCCTCGTCGGCGGAGACGACGGTCAAGTTTGCGCCGAGACGGAGTTCGGTCTGGCTGGTGTCGGCGAAGTCGACCGTTGGGGAATGATTGGGGTCGTCTACGCGCTGCTCCCGAATCGCTTCTTGGCGTTCTTCGACCGAGCCATCGATATCTCCTTGCTCGGTGACGGGGACGCCATAGATGTCGCGTGCCACCTCCGGGGTGATTTTCCCGTCGGCGACGTCCTCGGCGACGCTGTCTGAATCGCGGTCTAGAGGATCGCCGTACCCTCCGCTTCCTGTGTAACGGAGATAGAATACGTCGTCCATACCGAACGAACGCGTTCCCCACGTTGCGTCCTCTTGCTCAGCTGCGTTCAGCTCGTGATTCGAGAGGGGGAAGCCAGTATCGTCGTCCCAAAGGTCGGTATCCCGGAAGACCGAATAGTCCGACGTACAGCCGGGGTAGCCCCCGAACACGCCGGTAGAGGGTGGGACGTCAGTACCGCGTCCGAACGTGATGGAATTGATCTCGTCGATCCCCTCTTCGGTGACCGGCGTGACCGCGAACTCGTGGCCGACCCCGCCGCGATTCTCTCCGGGACCGCCGGAGTCAGAAACGAAGTACCGATACAGGTACATCAGGGGGAGGATGCTTTCGTGCCGTTCGACGTTCCCCCACCTGGCGACCAAGTTCGGGACTTCTCCACCAAGATCGACGCCATCGCTATGTCCTCGGGCGCCTCCGGCACCGCCGAACGTGTCTGTCAGCATGTCGATGACGGTCCCTCCGCCCTCGAATTCGGCGTTGATCTGGGCGACGCAGTGAGCACCGTGCCAAACGCCAGTCGCCCGTTCCTTGTACTCCTCGCTCGCCCCGAGCAACTTCGACGAGGTCAGCGTCCCGAGGTTGTTACACGTCTGGAGCGTTGCCACCGTCGCGATCGAAATTGGTGCCGGCCTTTGAGCGTTGACGATGGTGCCCTCGGGTGCCTCTACCTCGATTGGATTGAAGATGCCATCGTTCCAGGTGATGTCGTAGCAGAGCAACGGGAAGATGGGCGCAGTAAGACCGCCAACTGCCGTCCAGTACGAACAGTTGAGGCCGTACTCGCTCTGTTCGCTGGTCCCCTCGAAGTCGAAGCTCATCTCGTCGCCTTCCTTCGTGAGAGTCACGTCGACCGTGAAGATCTTGTCTTCGGGCTTGGAGTCGAGATACTGGCGCGCTTGCCAGGTCCCGTCGGGTAACTCAGAAAGCCGCTTCCGGAACTTGGCTTCGGATTGTTCGATGAGCTGCTCGGAGACCGTCTCGACCGTCTCGGGTCCGTGCTCTTCGAACATTCCCTGCATCCGGTCCGTTGCGACGTTGTTCGCCGCTATCTGTGACCGGATATCTAATTCGACCATCTCCGGATCGCGGCTCATGTTCAGGAGCGTATCGAGGATGTCGTCCCTGATCTCTCCTTCTTCCATGAACTTCAGGCCGGGCGTCTGGAACCCCTCGTGGTAGACCGACGTCGAATTCGGCGAGAACCCGCCGGGATCCACCGATCCGATGTCGTTGACGTGGACGAAGCTCGCGGAGAAGGCCATCAGTTCCCCCTCGTGGAATATCGGATTGATGATGTATGCGTCCGGCGGATGGAGGGCAGCGGTGTACGAGTCGTTGAGGAGGAACATGTCGCCCTCCTCGATGTCGCCACCGAACCTGTCGATGATAGCCTCGACAGCTCTCGATGCACCGATGTAGTGGTGAAGGAAGCCAACACCGCCCGTCAATAGCTTCCCGTCCTTCGTATACAACGATACCATGAGGTCGTGTCCCTCGTTGGTAACCGGCGTCCCCGACACTCGCTTGAGTGCCTTTACGGCCTCGTCAGTAACGCGGAACAGGCGGTGCTTGATTATCTGGAACGTTACCGGATCCACGTCCCGAATCTGTAGGTCGATTCCTTCGTCGCCGTCGCGAGTGCTCATTGGTCGGATCCTCCTATGTCGATTCGAACGTTCTTATAGCGGTCCATACGAGCCTCGTCACCCGGGTTCACGACGATCGTCGTCACGGGGGTGACGATGACGCCTGGACCCTCTGCGACGAAGCCAGGCTGGATTTCCGTGAAGTCGTACACCGGTGCGTCGACTAGACCACCAGCGGGCTCGAAGTGCATCTCCTTCTCTCGGAGCTTCGCGGTCTCCGGGTCCTGTCTGGATTTCTCGTGTTGGTGTGGTTCTGGCGTGGCGAGCGATCCGACCGCTCGGACGCGGAATTCCACCATTTCCACCTCGCCCTGTTTGAACGCGGAGCCTTTCCCGTAACGCTGTTCGTAGAGGTCCTCGAACCGACCTAATACCGCTTCGAGATCATCTTCGTCGAGGGTTCCCGTTGCCTCCACCGGCGTCAATACCTCGTGGACCTGACGCTGGTACCGCATACTGATCGACCGGTTGAGTCGAATATCGTGCTCGTCGAATCCTTCGCCGGTCAGCTTCTCCGTGGCTTCCGCTTCGAGGTCGTCAAACACCTCGTTAATCTCGTTCACGTCGAACGGTGGCTGAAGTTGCGTGACGTCGGAATAGAGGTGCGTGACGTCCGTCGATAACAGCCCGAACGCGCTATGGACCGAAGCAGTGTGGGGAATGATCACTTCGGGGATGTTCAATTCTCGTGCGTACGAGGCAGCGTGCATCCCGGCTGCGCCACCGATCGCGGAGAGAGTGAAGTTCCGGGGGTCGATACCCTTCTCGACGGTGGTCTCGCGAATGAGGTCGCCGATCATCGAGTTCGCCAGCTTGTAGATGTCCGCGGCGGCGTCCGTCACCGACCGTCCCAGCGGATCCGCTATCTTCTCTTCGAAGATGTCGTACGCTTTCTCGGGAGCCATCTCTTTGTCGCCTCCCAAGAAGAAGTCCGGTTCGAAGTAGCCCTGGATGAGGTCCACGTCGGTGATCGTCGGCTTCTCTCCGCCCTGCCCGTAGCAGATTGGTCCTGGGTCAGACCCGGCGCTCTCGGGGCCAATCTGTGGGACGTTGGTCTCCTCGTCGATGGAGACGACGCTCCCCCCCGCCATCGCAATCGAATGGACGTCGCGCTTGGGGAACTGGTAGTGGTGGCGTCCGACCATTGGCTCTTCGGCATACTCGATGCGTTCCTCTCGGATGACGCCCATCTTGAACGTCGTGCCACCCATGTCGGTCGAAATGATGTTGTTCCGCCCGGTCTGCTCACCGATGAATCGACTCCCGATGAGGCCGCTGACTGGCCCCGACTCGATGAGTCCAATGGGCTGTTCCACAGCGTCTTTCCGCGAGACCAAACCCCCATGTGAGAACATCAGGAGCATCGTCCCCGAGAACCCCGTTTCGTGAAGTTTCTTCTGGAGACTTTCGAGGTACTGTTCGGTCGCCGGCTTCAAGTATGAGTTGAGAACCGTCGTCGCGGTGCGCTCGTATTCGCCCATCGAGGGTGACACGTCGCTCGATATCGATACTGGAATCTCCGGGTATTCGTCCTGAACGACTTGTTTAACCATGCGCTCGTGTTCGGGCGATTGGAACGACCAGACGAAACAACAAGCGATAGCCTCCATTCCCTGGTCGGCGAACGAATCCACAGCTTCTCTGACCTCCGACTCGTCGAGCGGTTCGACGACTTCGTCGCGATAGGCTCGCTCCGACAGTCCCGAGATGTTCTCCATCGGGATGAGCGGCTCGACCTTGTTGCTCATCACGACGTCCTTCGTCTCCTCGTACGACTGCCCGGACCACCGACCATATCCTCCCCGAGTTGCGTGCAACGTTTCCTCGAATCCCTTCGTGGTCAGCAAGCCGGTTTGGGCCCCTTCTCGCTCGAAGAGCGTGTTCTCTCCGACCGTCGTGGCGTGAAGGAACAACGACGTGTCCTGAATGAGCTCGTCGAAGCCGACGTCCATTTTCCCGGTCGCATCCTCGAGGGAGTTGAAGATCCCGCCGGAGAAGTCCGGATATGTGGTGAGATCTTTCCCGATGACGACTCGGCCCGACTCGTCCATGATAGCTGAGTCGGTACACGTCCCACCAACGTCGGTCCCAATGCGGTATGTCATCGTGTACCTTGCTCCTCTTCTTGAACCGTCATAATCCTATCGGTTGGGATACTAACCATTAGAACTGAACTCGAAAAAGGGCCGCTATAATAGAACTATCTACTTTTAACTTTAAAATTTGAACCTATTGCTTGGTCTGGGGCGATATTACAAGACTCTGCTGAGCAGAGAAGCAATGGAGCTCGAGACCTGCGTCGCTACGAAGGTACTTCCCCCTCGACGCCTTCCACGTACGAGGACATCTCGTTAAACAATCTCTCGTCGTTCCACCCAGAGAACTTGCTGTCCTTCCAGACGTAGTGGTCGTTGTCGATGATATTCTGTTTCTCCTCCTCCACACGGTCCTTGACCTCCTGTGGGACCGACGGCCCCCACTCGTCGAGGGCGACGATCCCATCATTCATGCCGCCCCAGTACCAGTCGCCTTCGAAGGAGTCGTTCCTGACCGTCTCGAGTTCGGGCTCGTAAAACTCGTTCCAGTTGATGATCGCCGAAGCCAGGTAGTTCTCTCCGCCGGCATTCGCTTGGGACACGAACGCACCGCCGCCCCAGACACCGTTATCATTCGCAGTCTTCACTGTAGCCGTCGAATCCATGATGGTCGTAAGGACGTCCGCACCTTCGTCTATCATCGACTGCGCTGCTTGGCTCGCATCCTGTGGGGCAAACCACGCACTCGTGAATCTAACTAACGTCGTCGCTTCCGGATTGACGAGTCGAGCGCCGAGTGCGTAAGCGTTTATCATTCGGAGCGTCACCGGTATCGGGAACGAAGCCACGAACCCAATGGTATCGGACTCGGTCACCATTCCTGCTGCAACACCCTGTAGGAACCTACTCTGGTAATTTCTCACGTAATAGGAACCGACGTTGTCTTCCGTAACGGTCGAGAGCAACTGATTGAACGCCATGTCGGGATTGTCCTCGGCGACGGTGACAACCGCATCCTGATATTCGACGCTAGTGGAGAAAACGGCGTCGTACCCCTGTGAGGCGTAGTTTCGTAGCGTCGATTCGATGTCCGGCGGTGCGACTTCTTCCGAGGAGTTCGTCTCAATCCAATCGTGCTCCTCTTCAAGCGCATTCCGGGCCCTCTCGTGGGCAGCCGCGAAGCCGAGATCGCCGACTGGGGAGATGTATATCCAGGCCACCTTCACCGTCCCGTCCCCTTCTGTCGATCCTCCCCCATTCGTCGAATCGGTGCCTTCAGAAGCCGTGTCACCGTCAGAGCCGTCACCGTCACCCTCATTGTCACCGCTTAGACAGCCAGCGATACCCGATATGCCCCCTGCGCCTATGGCGGCCACTAGCTTCCGCCTCCTCATTTGTGAGAGTCTGTCTGGCATGCTATAGACTGTCTGGGGGCGGGTCAATTAAAACTTCTGTAGAATAACATTTCCGCTGGGCCGATGAAATATAAAATTTATTATTAGATGAGTTAGAGAATAAAATCTGCAGTGAACAGACTTCACAGACCTAGAGTGAGATGCTTGTTCCTCGGTTGACTTGGTGAAGATTTATATTCCCAGTTCCTGTGGGACAACCCATGCCATATGTTCCCAACGCACGCTTTCGTCCGCCGTCGGCTCAAACGGTCAGAGAGCTCGCGGAGCAATACTACCTCGATCTTTCTGAAGAGGAAGTCGAAGCATTCGTCGACCTCATTACCGGGCAGGTCGAGGCGTTCGAACGACTTCGGTCCCTCCACGAACCCGAACGAACGCTCACTCGAACCGTCCGGGAATCGCACGGGCCTCCCTCTATAGACGCCGATCCAGACAACGCAATCGTCACCGAATGCTTGGTCGAAGGAGCCGACGACGGGCCCCTCGCAGGCTACGAAGTAGCTGTCAAGGACAACATCGCCGTAGCCGGTATCGAAATGACTGCGGGCTCGAATGTTTTCGAGGGGTACATTCCAAAATATGACGCATCCGCTGTCGAGCGACTACTCGACGCTGGCGCGGACATCGTCGCCAAAGCAAACATGAGCGACATGGCCGTCTCTGGAAGCGCCGATCTCTCCGCAACCGGTCCCATCTACAACCCACGCGATAATAACTACCTAGCCGGTGGCTCCTCTGGAGGGAGTGCAGTAGCCGTAATCAACGGGAACGCTGACATCGCACTCGGAACGGACCAAGCCGGATCGATTCGAGTACCAGCGGCGTTCTGCGGGTGCGTCGGCCATAAACCGACCCACGGATTGGTTCCCTATACGGGAGCCATCCCGATGGGGTTCTCCTTCGATCACCTGGGTCCGATGACGAACACGGTAGAGGACGCAGCACTGATGCTCGACACCATCGCCGGCCCCGATGGACTCGATCCACGACAAGATGGTCGAGAACCCGACGAATACGCTGCGACACTCGGCACGACGCCTGATGACATCACGGTTGGTGTCCTCGAAGAGGGGTTCATAGGCGTCGAGGAAGAACTCGACGATCAAGTCAAGAACGCGCTCGAGGCATTCGAAGCTGAAGGAGCAGAGGTTCGAGACGCGTCCGTCCCACTCCACGACGATGGGGCTCTCATCTGGCGGGGGGTGGTCCCCGAATCGATTGCAGCGCTTACGCGAGACGACGGTGTCGGTCATTTCGTAGCGGGCCACTACGATACGGCGTTCCAGCAGGCGTTCGCCACGGCGCGCCGCGGCCGCGGAGACGAGTTCCCAGCTACGTACAAGTTCCTCCTCGTGATGGGGGAGTACCTCATGGAGGAGTACTATGGATACTATCACGCCATCTCACGGAACCTCACGAGGAAACTGAGCCGCCAGTACGACGACGCCTTGTCGGACGTTGACGTTCTGGCGCTTCCAACTTCGCCAATTACGGCGTTCGAGGCCGATCGAGACATCGAGGGGCCGAAAGACCTCGTGCTGAAGGCCCAGACCGGGACTCGAACTCACAATACCTCGCCGTTCGACGTGACCGGGCACCCGAGCATCTCGGTCCCAGCAGGAACCGCCGATGGACTCCCCGTCGGTCTGCTCTTCGTCGCCCCTCACTACGACGACGTAACCGCGTTACGGGCCGCCCACGCGTTCGAACAGCACGTCAACGTGGGACTCTAACCCAGACAAGCGCGGACTCAGGTTCTCTGGAGTTTCGATTTGTTCTTTTTGCAAATCCCTTGCCTACGCCCTGAACTCATCCGTCAACGAGGTGTGATAGACCGGCGCGATCTGTCACTGCTTCCGCTGCGGTCTGCGCGGACTCCAGCAAGTTCGGATACTGTTCGTTTGCGAACTCGACTTCCCTGTCCTCCATGATCACGTTTCCATCGCACACGACTGTGTGAACTTCGTGTCCCTGAGTCTGAGTAACGACCGTGGGAGCGACCTCTTGCTGGGGCGTGAGATGAGCGTGATCTGTATCGAGAAAGACGACATCTGCGCGTTTCCCTTCCTCGATCGAACCGAGTTCGTCTTCTCGCCCAATCGCCCGTGCACCCTCGATAGTAACCATCTCCAACGTCTGTTCCGCAGTGAGCGCTCCCGCATCCAACCGAACCGCCTTCTGGATGAGCGTCGCGACCCGTAGGTCGCTGAGGGGATTCACCAAGTCGTTTGCGCTCGGATTGTCTGTCCCCATCCCGACCGTGATTCCGTAATTCACCATCGTTGGAACTGGAGCGAATCCGGACCCCAGCGAAAGATTGGTGAGCGGGTTGTGCGCTACCTTCGTATCTGTAGCTGCTAACAGACGCATGTCCCGTTCATCGACGTGGACACAGTGAGCTAACAGCGCCCGTTCACCGAGATAATCGACGCTCTCCAGGTACTCGACGTTAGAGATCATCGCGGAGTCGTCCTCTAACGTTTCGGAGACGTGCGTGGTCGTCATCACGTCGTACTCCTCGGCGAGGTCGTAGGAGCGTTCGAAGCCCTCTGGGGTGACAGTCCAGACGTGTTCCGGAGCAACCCAAACGCTCTGTCGGCCCTCTTCTGCTTCTCGATGATACTCCTCGATGAGTTCGGTTATTCTCTCGAGCGCATCTGCGGTTTCGACGAGCGAATACGTCGGCGGTACGTGGTTTACCTCCGGTTCCTTCCTGAGCAATCGCCCGATAAACCGTTCGAATTCTGCGCCGACGTCGTCGTTGTCCCTGAAGGTAGCGGCGTACACGTTCCGAAGCCCAGCGGCCTCGTAGACCGCCATCTTCTTTTCGACGATCTCCTCGAAATCCTCGCTGCCCATGAGGATGGCTTCCGGGAGCTCCACGAACGTCGTGACCCCCGCTCGAATGGCCTCCGTGCAGTAGAGTGCGGCAGCGATTTCGTGGTCTTCGGGGGTCATCGCGTGGACGCCGGGCTTTTTCACGTTGAACAGCCAGTCGTGGATCGACCGATCTCGACTGACGCCACCTCGGAGAAGAATATCAGACACGTGCGCGTGTGGAATGACGAACCCAGGCAAGACCACGTCTCCCGAAGCTTCGATCGTTTGGCCGGGGTCGTACTTGGGCGCGACCGTTTCCGTGGGACCCACTTCGACGATTCTGCCCTCGTCAACCGCTATGGAGCCATCGTCGATGATTTCTCGTTTCTCGTTCTGCGTCGCGACCGTCCCACTTCTGATGAGGAGATCGACCATTTTATCGAATTTGCGTGAGGGATTACCATGAGTGTATCTAAGTGTAACTGAACATATGGTTTCGAACAGCGACCGGAGTTGAGGATGGATTGCACGCTCGACCATCAGTGGTCGGTGGGTGAAACCGAAACTGTATCGATATATTCATCAACCGTCTCACTCAGTCCGATACCTGCGAATATATCCGGCCTGTCCATCAGTTGGGCGAGTAAGGAGTGAATTGAATCGTAGTCCTTCCTCTCCGGTTCGGCAAATCATCTTTAGCGAGAGGACAACCAAGACATCGCTGACCTACAATGCCTACCCCGCTTCCAGTGTCCACTACTGCCTGAGGGATCCGTCAAAGGTACCCCCTATTCGTGGTCAGAGGCAAGATGGATCTTTGCAGCGGCTGGTGATGTATTCGGATTCGCGCTCTCGGACGTTCACCCCCGTGATGTTGCGACATAGGGGCGTTCAAAGCGGATGTAGCCTTCGTTGCAGATGTTGAGAGTAGAAGCCCGTCTCCAAGACGAGATACAGGGACCTGGGTGTTCAAGCGGAAGTCGACACGACGTACCCGGATAGAATACTATGGGAGTTTGGGTTCCTGTCATAGCTGCTCAACCTACGTTCCAGCAAGCTGGATTTTCGCTGAACGAATGGAGGACGTTGCATCGACCCCGGTTCGAATCCGGAGAATCGGGACGGCAAGTGCTTCTCTCGCTTCGAGGCTGCCTCGACCCATCAGCTCCTAGCGCGACGGACTACCAACGGGGGGAGACGGGGGATTCCATGGAACAGACTCGTTCGGAACGGAAGTTCGTGGATAGGCGTAGCCTCCCATGTGTGGACCTATAGCGTCTGAACACCGAGGGTTCGAAGTAGGGGTTCGCGGGGTGTTTTCGGGAGCGTTCAAAGCGATTCACCTGGTGTTCGAGGGTGCGTTCACGGCGGTTCGAGTGGAGTTCAGAGTTGCGTTCGAAGTAATTCGCGTGGTGTTCGAGGGGGTTCATGCGGTGTTCACTGGGGGTTCATGGCTTTTCGAACACGGGTCGAAGTGAGTTCAAACCGTTCTCCCCGGGCGGACCTTCTCCCTCGGCGTTTCCAAGCAGACTGGTACGCTTTCCGGTGATTCCCGGTCCTCTCACTTACCGTCCAAACGTGAGTGGAATGGCAACTATATTGCTGGGCCGCGCCCGCCGTCGAATCCCGTAGCAGACACGGGATGGTTGCGTGAGCACCCTCGACGACTTCACGACCACCAGCGACGAAGTCAAGGC
Above is a genomic segment from Halorubellus sp. JP-L1 containing:
- a CDS encoding BMP family ABC transporter substrate-binding protein, whose protein sequence is MPDRLSQMRRRKLVAAIGAGGISGIAGCLSGDNEGDGDGSDGDTASEGTDSTNGGGSTEGDGTVKVAWIYISPVGDLGFAAAHERARNALEEEHDWIETNSSEEVAPPDIESTLRNYASQGYDAVFSTSVEYQDAVVTVAEDNPDMAFNQLLSTVTEDNVGSYYVRNYQSRFLQGVAAGMVTESDTIGFVASFPIPVTLRMINAYALGARLVNPEATTLVRFTSAWFAPQDASQAAQSMIDEGADVLTTIMDSTATVKTANDNGVWGGGAFVSQANAGGENYLASAIINWNEFYEPELETVRNDSFEGDWYWGGMNDGIVALDEWGPSVPQEVKDRVEEEKQNIIDNDHYVWKDSKFSGWNDERLFNEMSSYVEGVEGEVPS
- a CDS encoding amidase, which gives rise to MPYVPNARFRPPSAQTVRELAEQYYLDLSEEEVEAFVDLITGQVEAFERLRSLHEPERTLTRTVRESHGPPSIDADPDNAIVTECLVEGADDGPLAGYEVAVKDNIAVAGIEMTAGSNVFEGYIPKYDASAVERLLDAGADIVAKANMSDMAVSGSADLSATGPIYNPRDNNYLAGGSSGGSAVAVINGNADIALGTDQAGSIRVPAAFCGCVGHKPTHGLVPYTGAIPMGFSFDHLGPMTNTVEDAALMLDTIAGPDGLDPRQDGREPDEYAATLGTTPDDITVGVLEEGFIGVEEELDDQVKNALEAFEAEGAEVRDASVPLHDDGALIWRGVVPESIAALTRDDGVGHFVAGHYDTAFQQAFATARRGRGDEFPATYKFLLVMGEYLMEEYYGYYHAISRNLTRKLSRQYDDALSDVDVLALPTSPITAFEADRDIEGPKDLVLKAQTGTRTHNTSPFDVTGHPSISVPAGTADGLPVGLLFVAPHYDDVTALRAAHAFEQHVNVGL
- a CDS encoding amidohydrolase family protein, whose product is MVDLLIRSGTVATQNEKREIIDDGSIAVDEGRIVEVGPTETVAPKYDPGQTIEASGDVVLPGFVIPHAHVSDILLRGGVSRDRSIHDWLFNVKKPGVHAMTPEDHEIAAALYCTEAIRAGVTTFVELPEAILMGSEDFEEIVEKKMAVYEAAGLRNVYAATFRDNDDVGAEFERFIGRLLRKEPEVNHVPPTYSLVETADALERITELIEEYHREAEEGRQSVWVAPEHVWTVTPEGFERSYDLAEEYDVMTTTHVSETLEDDSAMISNVEYLESVDYLGERALLAHCVHVDERDMRLLAATDTKVAHNPLTNLSLGSGFAPVPTMVNYGITVGMGTDNPSANDLVNPLSDLRVATLIQKAVRLDAGALTAEQTLEMVTIEGARAIGREDELGSIEEGKRADVVFLDTDHAHLTPQQEVAPTVVTQTQGHEVHTVVCDGNVIMEDREVEFANEQYPNLLESAQTAAEAVTDRAGLSHLVDG